The genomic region CTTGTAGCGCCCCTCCCGCACCGACCGGATGGCATACGCATCCGTGCCGTTGATAATCCCGCGCGTGGTCATGATACCGAAAACCTGTTCCTTATGCTTCAGCGTCCGCCCCTCCAAAACCGGCAGAAAACTCCGACCATCCACCGGCGCCACCGGCCGACCACCGGCCACGTCCACGAAGGTCGGCGTCACGTCCACGTATTCCACCATCGCATCGGTCACGCTGCCGGCCTTTACCTTGCCGGGCCAGCGCACGATCATCGCCGATTGCAGCCCGTGATCGTAGCAGGTCCATTTCGCAAACGGAAACGCACTACCCTGCTCGCTCACCACCATCACTAGCGTATTGTCCGCCAACTGATGTTTCTCCAGCAACGCCAATATCTCGCCCACCTGCGAATCGTAATAGGTGATCTCCGCAAGGTACTTTGAAAAATCTTCACGCACACGCGGCGTGTCCACAATGTACGGCGGCAGCTTCACCTTAGCCGGCGGATAAGCCGAGGCATCGCCCTTGTCCCACGGCGTGTGCGGTTCGTTGGAACAGGCAAACAAACAAAACGGTTTACCGCTGTCGCCACCCTTGGCCGTCTCGGCAAAGAGCCGGTCGATGTATTTCATGTCCGGGTTCTTGCCGCCCTGATTCTCAAACGGAAACACCGTGCGCGGATTGATATGCGTCTTACCGGTCTGCGTCACGCGATAGCCCAGCGGTTGCATATGGTGCACAATACTTTTGACGTGCGGATAGGTCCGCGTGTGATTCGGCCACGCCCCGCTCTTCACCGGATACAGGCCGGTGTAAATATTATGCCGCGTGGGCGAACACATGGGCGCGGCCTGAAAGCAACGGGTGAACCGCATCCCCTGAGTCGCCAGCTTGTCAATATGCGGCGTCTTCGCCTGTCCGCCATAACACCCGATGTCGCGGAAGGTGCAGTCGTCTGCGATGATAAACACCATGTTCGGCTGACTTGCCGATACCGAAAACACGCCAAGAAACCACAGCAACCAAAGACAATAACGAACATTCATGGGAACACGCCGAGATTGCGGGCAAACGCGCCGCGAATCAATCCTTTCATGAGCGACCGGTTAA from Limisphaerales bacterium harbors:
- a CDS encoding sulfatase → MNVRYCLWLLWFLGVFSVSASQPNMVFIIADDCTFRDIGCYGGQAKTPHIDKLATQGMRFTRCFQAAPMCSPTRHNIYTGLYPVKSGAWPNHTRTYPHVKSIVHHMQPLGYRVTQTGKTHINPRTVFPFENQGGKNPDMKYIDRLFAETAKGGDSGKPFCLFACSNEPHTPWDKGDASAYPPAKVKLPPYIVDTPRVREDFSKYLAEITYYDSQVGEILALLEKHQLADNTLVMVVSEQGSAFPFAKWTCYDHGLQSAMIVRWPGKVKAGSVTDAMVEYVDVTPTFVDVAGGRPVAPVDGRSFLPVLEGRTLKHKEQVFGIMTTRGIINGTDAYAIRSVREGRYKLIVNLNHESKFTNACTKMPLFLSMVEKAKAGDAMAQRLVNAYHHRPAVELYDLQSDPLEMTNLAGRPGSEAHIKRLRSKLEAWMKAQGDQGVETELKARERQGGGRNKKNPKKK